The following coding sequences are from one Parafrankia irregularis window:
- a CDS encoding DLW-39 family protein, whose product MRKFTLIAVAASAGALLTAVRRRRNKDEIDLWREATAAQGTR is encoded by the coding sequence ATGCGCAAGTTCACTCTCATCGCCGTGGCGGCGAGCGCCGGGGCTCTCCTCACCGCCGTCCGCCGCCGCCGCAACAAGGACGAGATCGACCTTTGGCGCGAGGCGACGGCCGCGCAGGGCACCCGCTGA